The Malus domestica chromosome 13, GDT2T_hap1 genome includes a window with the following:
- the LOC103452773 gene encoding uncharacterized protein gives MDTPPAEELLKKIQVLEAGQADLKKEMTKLRHSEDVKSEHQRAHSVSPQRSRFSSVPRRRVAGGGGAAGNGGHDAAAWKRGSSSFRHSSPLQRESRSHDPPTGGSGGGGGSGGSSSAGPSAVNFTDRQYLNILQSIGQSVHIFDINGLIIYWNKTAENLYGYSAAEALGHSPIELLVDPQDYAVANTIIHRVSKGESWTGQFPVKNKAGERFTAVVTDTPFYDDDGTFIGIICVSSDIRPFREIKIPMSGVKPPESDSSYSRSRARVTAKLGLDPQQPLQNAIASKITNLASKVSNKVKSKIRVGENNIDHEGESGCHHSDHGSDCVLSDHREDANSSGASTPRGDLPLSPFGVFSNIDEKSPGKPYKDSGDESEGKPSIQMMISSKAESWMGKKGITWPWKGNGREGQEAKNTHFVWPWLHNEHENDSAHQKNYFGSKPESRVNENNRTPNNEATGSWTSSFNVNSTSSASSCGSTSSSAVNKVDVDTDSLDYEILWEDLIIGEQVGQGSWGTVYHGLWYGSDVAVKVFSRQEYSEDVIFSFRQEVSLMKRLRHPNVLLFMGAVTSPQRLCIVTEFLPRGSLFRLLQRNTSKLDWRRRVLMAIDIARGMNYLHHFNPPIIHRDLKSSNLLVDRNWTVKVGDFGLSRLKHETFLTTKTGKGTPQWMAPEVLRNEPSDEKSDIYSYGVILWELATEKIPWDNLNSMQVIGAVGFMDQRLEIPKDVDPQWTSLIESCWQSDAAARPTFQELLERLRDLQRQYNLQFQAARTATGDNAPKEL, from the exons ATGGATACTCCGCCGGCGGAGGAGCTTCTGAAGAAGATCCAAGTGCTGGAAGCGGGTCAGGCCGACCTCAAGAAGGAGATGACCAAGCTCAGGCACTCCGAGGATGTCAAATCAGAGCACCAGAGGGCCCACTCCGTCTCGCCGCAGCGCTCAAGGTTCTCGTCTGTGCCCAGAAGGAGAGTCGCTGGGGGCGGCGGTGCTGCTGGTAATGGAGGTCACGATGCGGCGGCTTGGAAGAGAGGGTCTTCTTCATTTCGGCATTCCTCGCCGCTTCAGAGGGAGAGCCGCAGCCATGATCCTCCCACTGGAGGCagtggcggcggcggcggcagtGGAGGAAGCAGTAGCGCCGGACCTTCAGCTGTGAACTTTACTGACAGGCAGTATCTGAACATATTGCAGTCAATTGGGCAATCTGTGCATATATTTGATATCAATGGGCTTATAATTTACTG GAACAAAACTGCTGAAAATTTATATGGTTATTCTGCGGCTGAAGCACTTGGACATAGTCCCATTGAGCTCTTAGTAGATCCTCAAGACTATGCTGTAGCAAACACTATAATCCATCGTGTCAGCAAGGGGGAGAGCTGGACTGGGCAGTTCCCTGTCAAGAACAAAGCTGGGGAGAGGTTTACGGCCGTTGTAACAGATACTCCATTCTATGATGATGATGGCACTTTTATTGGGATTATTTGCGTGTCAAGTGATATCCGGCCCTTTCGAGAAATTAAGATTCCAATGTCAGGAGTAAAGCCCCCAGAATCAGATTCAAGCTACAGCCGGTCTAGAGCTCGTGTTACTGCTAAACTTGGCCTTGATCCTCAGCAGCCTCTACAAAATGCCATTGCATCCAAAATAACAAATTTG GCATCCAAAGTGAGCAACAAAGTAAAGTCAAAAATTCGGGTGGGAGAAAACAACATAGATCACGAAGGTGAGAGTGGTTGTCATCATTCTGATCATGGTTCAGATTGTGTTCTCTCTGATCATAGGGAGGATGCGAATTCAAGTGGGGCTAGCACACCTAGAGGAGATTTGCCCCTATCTCCTTTTGGAGTATTCTCCAATATTGATGAGAAGTCTCCAGGAAAGCCCTACAAAGATTCTGGTGATGAGAGTGAAGGAAAACCTTCGATCCAGATGATGATATCCTCAAAAGCAGAATCATGGATGGGTAAGAAAGGGATAACATGGCCATGGAAAGGAAATGGGCGAGAAGGGCAAGAGGCTAAGAATACTCATTTTGTTTGGCCTTGGTTGCATAATGAACATGAGAATGATTCAGCTCATCAGAAGAATTATTTTGGTTCAAAACCAGAAAGTCGGGTGAATGAAAATAACCGAACTCCAAATAATGAGGCCACAGGATCCTGGACCTCCTCATTTAATGTTAACAGCACAAGCAGTGCCAGCAGCTGTGGAAGTACTAGCAGCAGTGCTGTGAATAAGGTGGATGTAGACACTGACAGCCTGGACTACGAAATCCTATGGGAAGATTTGATAATTGGAGAACAAGTTGGGCAAG GATCATGGGGAACCGTATACCATGGTCTGTGGTATGGATCA GATGTTGCTGTCAAGGTATTCTCCAGGCAAGAATATTCAGAAGATGTGATATTTTCCTTCAGACAAGAG GTGTCTCTCATGAAAAGGCTTCGACATCCAAATGTTCTGCTTTTTATGGGAGCTGTGACTTCACCTCAGCGTCTCTGCATCGTAACTGAATTCCTCCCTCG TGGAAGTTTGTTTCGCTTATTACAAAGGAACACATCAAAACTAGACTGGAGGCGACGTGTTCTTATGGCGATAGATATA GCACGAGGCATGAAttatcttcatcatttcaacccaCCTATCATTCATCGAGATCTGAAGTCTTCAAATCTCCTAGTTGATAGGAACTGGACGGTCAAG GTTGGTGATTTTGGTCTTTCACGTCTTAAGCACGAAACATTTCTCACAACCAAGACCGGGAAGGGCACG CCTCAATGGATGGCACCAGAAGTTCTACGTAATGAACCCTCAGACGAGAA GTCTGATATATACAGCTATGGGGTGATATTGTGGGAGCTTGCTACTGAGAAGATCCCTTGGGATAATCTGAACTCAATGCAG GTGATTGGAGCTGTAGGGTTCATGGAccaaaggttagagatcccaaAGGATGTGGACCCACAATGGACTTCTTTGATTGAGAGCTGCTGGCAGAG TGATGCAGCTGCCAGGCCAACATTTCAAGAACTGCTGGAGAGGCTCAGAGACCTGCAGAGACAGTACAATCTTCAGTTCCAAGCAGCGCGTACCGCCACGGGTGATAACGCCCCGAAAGAATTGTAG